The nucleotide sequence TCAAAAAAACCAATTCCACTTATGCTGGATTACTTCTTCTGCATGCCCAACAACTGTTTACTTTCGCCGATACTTATAGAGGTTCTTATACCGTCAGCATCCCCCAAGTGCAGAAGTACTACAACTCTACAGGATATGGAGATGAACTCTTATGGGCAGCCACCTGGCTCTACCATGCCACTGGAGACCTTTCATACCTCAGATATGTAACTGAAGAAAACGGCAAAGCGTTTGCCAATTGGGGGAATCCAACTTGGTTCAGTTGGGATGACAAGCATGCTGGAACTCAGGTGTATATTTTGTGAATGCAGTGTTTTGGATGTTTCATCCCAGTTTTCAATTGAGtagaattttgtttgtttttatgacaAAGTTGTATGTGTTGACCAATGTCAATACTGTTACCTCTGCAGTTCTTGCATACCATCTGTTTATGCTGCGCCAGAAATGTTAGATAAAGACTTATTTTTGGAGCATGTTTAAAATTACTAATCATGTAGTTGGACCTCTTTTACCTTCTATTCCATTTCATCTGTTAAGTTGTTGCATTAATAAAGGAAAGCAAAATACTGCTGATAATGTTATGAAGAATATTGCTGTATGTATTATGGATTGGGGTGACGTGTGCTAATCCTTTCTTTTGTAACATTGGAGCAGGTTCTGCTGTCCAGGGTAGGTTTCTTTGGTATGAAAGGAATTTCTGGAGAGGAGAATATTGACCTCCAGCTTTACCAGAAAGCTTCAGAGCATATCTTGTGTGGGCTTCTTCCAGATTCACCGACTGCCACATCAAGCAGGACTGAAAGTAATTTTCCTTAACTTATTAATAGGAATTTTTAGTTACATGCATATATCTTTTCCATGTTCCCATTTTGATTGATTAGACACAAGCATAATGCACAGGCTCTTGTTTGAGTTTAGAAAATTGGAATTTCTATCTGTTTCTCTTGCTTTTCAGGCTGCTTGTGGACCGTGCTTTAAAATCTGAACAACGGAATTGAAAAAGCTTTGCACGAGTAGTTACAGTAAAGTAAATGGTTTGAGATATATCTTAATCAACAATCCACCACACAGGCCACATTTGTTGCTAGGTGCCAAATGCCAATATACTATGCGCATATCAGTAGCACACGCTTTTTGATTCTATAATATTCTCCGtttttttatttgcacaccaaaaTGATGAATGCATTTCTAGTCTCAGTAATGTATGCGTtggatgcaattttttttatgcagGTGGACTGATATGGGTTGAAAAGTGGAACAGCCTGCAGCATCCTGTTGCGTCTGCGTTCCTAGCTGTTCTATTTAGTGATTACATGATTACAACACGGACTGAAACACTGTATTGCAGCGGGAAACTCTATAAGCCGGCAGATCTGCGTGAATTTGCCATATCACAGGTGTGTGTTTGTCTGGCATTGAATTAAATGCTTACTTTTCATTGATGAAAGATGATCGACTCTCACTTGTTGCGTTCACATCAACCTAGCTGCATCAGTTTACACAATTCACTTTTTAACTTACAATATTGGGGCATAAAAGCATACAAAACCCACGGTAAGAGGAACATATATTACTGAACTGAATGCTTCCTTGTACAGTATTTTTAAGTTCTCACCTTTCTTCTTATAGGAGCCATAACCCTAAGCCTCCATCTTAATGGCAGGCACTAATAGAATGGAGCATATAATTAAGGCATTTCTAATCATGATATATGGGGAACTAAAGTTGTTTTGGCATTTTTACTTATAATACCAGATCTTATAAGTTATAAAGAGGAAGGTGATATTCTTGAGAAGgtatacataatacataataCATGCTTATATTCAATTTCTCAAAAGACTCGATGCATTCAAGAAACCTGATTATCTGCCACACCAACTCTATTCCTCGGCACTCTTAGAAGCAGATAAAAATAATGGATTCCCTTGTTTCTTATGTACATACATGTCTTATTCTTTCTAAGCAGACATTTGGTGATTGCTGAAACATTTGAGCATGTCAAGTGCAAAAACTACGTTCCTTCTGTATTACTTGTTAACCAGTCTGCTTTATCTTTCAGGCAGATTATGTTTTGGGGAACAATCCAATGAAAATGAGCTATCTAGTTGGGTATGGAAGTGACTACCCTCAATTTGTGCACCATAGAGGATCTTCAATTCCAATCGATGCTAACACTGGGTGCGCTGATGGATTCATTTGGCTCGACTCAGTTACTCCCAATCCAAATGTGGCTATTGGAGCACTGGTTGGTGGTCCCTTCCTGAATGAAACTTACATTGATTCCCGGAACAACTCAATGCAAGGTGAACCAACTACTTACAACAGTGCTCTAGTTGTTGCCCTTCTCTCTGGCTTGACTGCATCTTCGTCAGTGGTGCAGTCTTTCCTCCACTAGGGCACTCGACAATAATCAAACCTGTATATTTTGTACATGCTCTCTGCAATCTTTGTTGCCTCATAGAATTAGTTTGTCTGGAAGCATTCAGTCTAACATGATCTCGGGTCACAAGAACAATGTTCACCACACTGGTGATAGGTAAGACTAGGCCGAATACCATGCGGGTAGGGGCCCAGAAGTGGGACAAACTCACGGAATTAGGATTCCATAAGAAAATATCTTTATTGGTTGGTTCAAACTCCCGATCTCGGACACCACCCTAGGCCATAAGTTCAGTGTCGACTATCGCAGATGTTGCTTTGGTTGAGTTTTAGTGTTTTGGTATTTGATCAATTCGTGTATGGTTTTGTTGTGATGTATTATATGTAAGATACATTGGTGGAGATCTTTTGGTGTTTGATCCCTCAATTTAAGATGGTGCCATAAGAGACCATCCCAAGCTCAGCCAATAAATGCGTATAGAAAGCcaaatacaaataacaaataagcAAAACAGAACCCTAAACTTATCAAAAAGTGATCAAAGGGTTATTGTTAATCgttgtttttgtttaaaattgaggGATTCGTTTGAATACGAAAAGAAAAACTTGAGGgttgaattgatgttttgtgATAAGTTTATAGTTTCTGTCATCCAAAATAatacatgttcataattttctcatccataaacttacataagtAACAAGCCACATAGGTATGTTatgaatgtttattttatggatgtgtatgCTTCTGTTGTGTGATAAATAATTAGTTGGTAACCACTCCACTAATGAGAGGCAAAAGGTATAAAAAGTAAATTAACAAGAAGACAAGTAACTATCGGtgcaaaaatgttagggattccAGTAAAAAGCATCTCAATAGTGAATCTCATCCCTttattgatgtaagtgtagttCCACAAAACCTGATAATTGAACCAGAGAATGACACATCAActattgggataactgagatacttTTTACTGGGATCTCTATCACTTCTGCTACCGGTGCAGGCTGAGATGGCCAATCATCCATTTTATTTGACACGTGTCGTCTTGAACTCAACAGAAAGACCTTTCCTATTTTATAGTAAGTTGCATTCAATCAAAACCTCTTTGCCCTTTCCTTTCTCCTGCCTTCCCTTCCAATCAGAGCGTTAGGTCTCTCTCTCGATCAATTCCTCTTGCTTTGTCTGGCGAGCTCAAGTTCTCCGCCAACGCGTTTGGTttgtcctttatttttttttctaattgtaGTGTAATTTTTGTTTCGTTAAGGGTTTGATTAGGAAAATGGTGCATTTAGCGTGGTGTTACTGAATGATTGACGAAGATTAGGGTTCATTTAGGGATTCTTAAAGCTAACCAGGAATTTTTAGGTGTATTAGGTGCGATCTTCTAATTGAGTTTCATGATCGCGATAGtggctttttttttggtagtggTATATGTAGTTTAAGATGATCCAGAATCTTATATCGGTTGTAAGTTTTTCGAACGATTGTGGTTGCAAATATCATGTATTAGCTGTGCTGgacataaatatttttgttttaatatttctaTGATAGTGGCCAAAATGGTGTCCCTTGGAAGTCAAAGAGATTCTGTAGGTGTTTCTAGTAAACGCATTTATCATGTTTATATTGTATTTCTCCTTGGATTTCTAGGTAGCTCTAAGATTTTAGACTTGGGTTgagtttggaattgcatatttCACCTACTTCTGTTTGTTTTAAAGAATAATGTAAAACAAGCAACTTCCTCCTTAGTAATGTGGTTGTAAACAATTATAGATGGCCAGACTAAGCGGACAGTGTGTAAATATTGATGCAGGTGAATGCTAGACTATGAAAGTTGTATAGTTTCGCTTGGTCTATGCTAAATCATGATTTCTTTTATGGATTGCTTGAATGGCGTTAGTGAGTGTAGGAGCTTTAGTTTATTGGAAGAGATCATATTTCTGCTTCGGTAAAATGTGCTATGGATTTGGAGGggttccttttccttttttttgacatcaatattttttaaaaattcccaaaaataataaatgataagTATCAATAGTTTTGAACCTAATGTTGTATTTTGTGTTGAGTaaaaaaaccaaattcattAAAGAAAATGGATGAAAAAACTGAATGGCTCTAAACTGTTTGATGCAAAGTGTGTAATATGTTTTTTAAAGATCGAATAGGTGAATACATGATCTAAGGATCAAAATCTTAcatactttcttttctttttcttttttgagattttttgaaaattattttataccCAAAAAGGAGAGAAGGGAATAGGAGCCTCTCTGAATGTGTTTTTCTACTGTCCTTTTGGACCTTCTTTACTATGTTCAGTTAGCTTGTGAAGATTTTTTGTGCCCTTGAAAATAAATGAGTTTACAAGATAAGCCTTGGAATTCCAGCTAAGTGGACAATAGTTGATTCTAAAAGGTAAACggctctcgtgcacaaggctcccacaatgAACGGGGTCAGGGACAGGTAGGATGTACGCAGGCGTTAACCTAATTGGACAGTGGTTGATTCTGTGTTGATAACATTTAATCTCCTTGGGTGCGCCCTACTTCGTCTAATTAGCTAGTCACATCCTTCTGTTAATGAATTCCCATGAGCTTTATGAGATAGACTTTGGAATTTTAGCTAAATAGAAGAACAGATGTTCTGGTCCAGGCAAGAATTTGTCTCCAACTATCCCTTTGGACTCTCTTGACTAGGTTTAGTTATCTAGTGAGGATACCTATGCCCATGAATTTATATGGGTGTTATTTGCATGGGTCAGCTCATGCTTTGGATATAACCTTTATGCTGGTTTAGAACTTGAAGTACTCATTCATGTTATATCCTGCAGAGGAAAGGGCATGGCAACAGAGGAAAATGTTGACTTGTCAAGTTTGAAGTCTCAGCTGAGCAAAACTCATGAAGTTTGGAAACAGGAGATGGAGTGGCGCCAGTCCCAAGTTGATGTTTTACAAGCAAAGCTTATGGAGGTAAAGGCTTGTATACAGAGTTCTGAAGAAGATGCAAAGAAAGAGTTAGACCTTCTTTGGCAAAGAGTAAAAACTACTGCAACATTATTGACATACTTGCGATCAAAAGCAAGAATCATGGCTGTTCCCCATTTGGCCCAGACATCATGTGGCATCAAAGAGTTAGAAGGGGTTGGGCTTGTTGATAGAAATGGGACTCCTTTATCTGATTGGTCAAGGAATGTTGATCTTTCTTCATTTGATAGTCCTGATGAAGAAACGTGGACTAAAATTAGTAAGCTCCATGGCTCCTTGGATGAGCAGGATGGAGCTTATATTGGTGAAATACTTAAGTCTGTTCAGATGGTCACTGATGTAATGGAAGTTCTTGTTAAGAGGGTTGTAATGGCAGAATCTGAAACtgcaaatgaaaaggaaaaagtaATTTTAGGACAGGAAGAAATCAGAAAGAAGTCCGTACAAATTGATGGCATGTCTTTGAAATTAGATGAAATGGAAAGGTTTGCCCTGGGAACAAATAGCATTTTGAATGAAATGCGCCAGAAGGTTGAGGATTTGGTAGAAGAAACATCCAGACAGAGGCAACGAGCTGCAGAAAATGAACAGGAGCTTTGTCGGGTGAGGAGTGACTTTGAGTCATTGAAATCCTATGTAAGCAGTCTCATAAGTGTAAGGGAAACTCTCTTATCATCGGagaagcaatttcaaactaTTGAGAAGCTCTGTGAACGGTCAGTATAGTTGGACATATCTAAAGTTTCAATTGAAGTTGCTTGATTACTTTAAGAGTTTAATTTCTATTGGGTGTTAGTTCCTTTTTCAACAGCGAAAAAAAAGGACTTTTAACTCTATTGGGCCTGATGCTTCTGCtcattttttctttccctacTTCATATTGTTCTCCAGGTTTGTAGCTGTCTGCTTCACAGAATTTCCCTATTGCCTGATAACTCACATTTAAGTTTTAACAATATGAATTATATGATTTCAACAcggatttcttttttttcagtttttagtttttagttcTCAAATGTCCATCCTCCTTTTTCTGAAATTGCTGTCAGAACTTGTGGTTGGTAGCTGTCGATATGTGTTTTGGTGGTGGGTGCCGTGTTCTTAGCTGCGCTGCTTATTATGCCAAGTGGATTTGATCTGGGAAATTCCTCTTCCAGTTGAATAGTCCACTGTGGCAATTAGGGATGTCAATTGGGTTGGTTTCAATTATTATACTCATTAGGGGGCCTCTTACCCCAGAATCTCATTGCATGTTTTTTTCCAGGTTCAATGTTGTTTTGTCCCTTACACGAAATACTtttcttttggaatttttttttggtcagtCACCTAAAAGTTGTGTTGCAGGCTAGTTGCAAAGACAACTCAATTGGAGGGTGAGAAGATGCAGAAAGAGGCAGAAGTTCAGAAGCTTATGGAAGAGAACGTGAGGTTAAGTTCTCttcttgataaaaaagaagccCAGCTTCTAGCTATGAATGAACAATGCAAGGTGATGGCGTTGAATGCTTCAAATATCTAACCATTGGGCGTATTGTATTCTGCCATTGTTCTGCATTGGATGGCAGCTGTTTTCTTCATACAATTTGACAGTATGCCAGAGGGCGTATGGGTAATCGGAGAATGCTGGATTCTGCCAGTCGTTTCAGATACGTTATTCGAAAATGTATTTGAAGATCTCAATCCCCATGTTTTATTTATAGTACTGTTTATGCTGTCAGGAAATTTGAACCCAGATAGCATTGATGGTTGTAATTGTGTTGTTATAATGCAGTTTCACATCTGTTTGTCGTAATGTTTTGATTCTCAAGcataaacatttttttctccGCAGTCTTTGATGTAGCTTCTCCATATCAGAGGACATCATCCTTTAACCATTTATAGGGTCTTGTACTTGTTCTGTGATATATTTTGATTACCCGTCCCCGGGAAACATTGGGCTTCCTTGTGATACCCAATTCCTCAGCCAGAGTAAAAAAATCTTATGAATTATGAGAAACTAGGTTGAACTTGAACCTTCTTCTAGTAGAATGTGATTAAAACATACTTCATATTGGTTAGCGTAGATTTTGTTTGCGGTAATTAGTTTCCTCACTTTTCCTGAACTCTTACATGCACCTATAATGGAAATTGACAACCTAGATGTATACCTGATTGTGTGAGCTTTCTCCACTCCCTGCCAATGACAATTATGTTAGAAAGAAAAAGCTATTCTAATCCAAAGAAAGAGAGACGGCTGATATTTCATTGAGTTCGACAGGAAAAAGCCCACGGAAGAACTCCCCCTTAACAGTTCCTGATGGCTGCATTTGATGAGCTGAATTTGTATGCTATTGAGACATCGTTGCATTGTCTTCCCAATTTGTCTCTATAGGGTGTTTTGAAGACCATGCAACATGGCCTTCACATGGTTAAATCATTTGGATTTGGTCACCATCTTCTGAAGAAGAATGCTATTTCATGATTACCTATTATGGTCTCTGCCTCTTATTGACAATGATGGCTTATCCTTTGAATAATATACATCTGTGTTTTCGTTTTCATTCACTGAACATGGGAAGTTGCCTTTAAGAGCTTACCCCCTTGTTGATAGTGTCTTAGTCAGATGAGCTATTGCTATGGGATGACTTGGAAGTAGTTCCAAGCTTCGGTGTTTGGTGATATATCTTAATAATAGGAGTTCTGTTTGCTGTCTTTTGTGCAGGTGGTTGGGTGCCATGGAATATGAAAGAAAACGAAAGGGGAGCAGGGAAGACAGATTGGCTGCCCATATGGGCTTTAAAGGTAGCTCTATTGACCTCAGAACATGGGTAGTAAGTTGTGTCATTCTTACAAAAGCATTTGAGATAACTAGTGGTGCTCCATTTTAGGAGGAATAAATGTCTGCTTATATCTCTTCTAGCATCTCTCTTGATGATTGCGTGTTAGGAATAAATTTCTTGATAGCCAACTGAAGCACCAAAAAACCCAATGTTTGGATCCTTTTCCCCCCAATTCTTCATTGCAAATGCAATGATGGGAATGAAATATAGCTGGATAATATACGACATCGTAACTTGAAACTGTGGTTCAGAGTTCAGACAATTCTACTTTGTCCATGGTTGAACAGAGGACATTTATATTCTCTTAGGAAAGTCCAATAATACAAGCCTTTGATGTTTGCTGCTTCAGTGGATGTCTGCCCTGTTTGTCTTTGACACAAAGGGTTTCACAGTGAATTTCAAGCCCAGCCAAGTTTTCTGTCTTTAAGGGGTTTTTTGTGGCCTTGTATTTGGGGGAAAGTTTGATGGTTTTGAGTGTAGATGCAGTGACTAGAGCTCAAACATTTAGCTAGAAGAATGAGCACGTTTCTTCGAGATAGAACGACAAAATTATATGGATGGATATCAGTAATTAGCTTGATTTGTGCCTTGTGGTCCATTGGTAAGAAAACTACCAGATTTCTGGTCCTTGACAGGATCCCAAATGACTAGCAGCTAGAAACCAATATCAGATTTTAGGCATTATTCATATTGGCAACTTCTTGGTGGTCCAACTGCTTTTAATGGAACAAGCTTTGGTTCTCCTTGGAAATTTTGTGATAGACAGTATGATGGGTTACTACTTACTAGTTTCCTCAACTCTCACACTTGTTTCTAAATATATTTCCCCTCATTCATTCATGGCTTTAGGGCATTGTTTAGTAGGGGATAAGGTGGGGACTAAAGGATAAACTCCTTAGGCCTGCCATCGGTCCAGCACCTATGATATATGATCCAGAGTTGACATATTTGGTTAAGTGAATGTTGTGGAAATTAAATTGTTTAGGCATATAGCAATAGTGGTAATTCCAAATCCAATTAAGGTTGAGATTTTGCTTAATGCACAggccaataaaaaaaaactttctggAAATGTGTTTAGAAATGTGTCTAGTATCATACCAGAATATGATAAGATAAATCAACTTATCAACCCACCCTCGgactatgtttttatttttgtatttgtatcctgttctttaatttgtttggaAAGACTTGACCTTAGAAATGATAGAATAGGCTGTATATGACTATGGACAAATATGGT is from Tripterygium wilfordii isolate XIE 37 chromosome 14, ASM1340144v1, whole genome shotgun sequence and encodes:
- the LOC120014638 gene encoding endoglucanase 2-like isoform X1: MEGKVSAEDRKSKKGWIWWLLVLVFGASVVAAGVLTILKQFHHNKRDSVSDRPADIVKKYADALEIALNFFDVQKSGMLVNNKIAWRGDSGLHDGREEGLDLTKGLYDAGDLIKFGYPMAFTATMLSWAILEYGDQMNAVKQLGHAQDSLKWITDFLINAHPSTNVLYVQVGDPELDHKCWERPENMTEQRPLMQVNTSFPGTEVAAETAAAMASASLVFKKTNSTYAGLLLLHAQQLFTFADTYRGSYTVSIPQVQKYYNSTGYGDELLWAATWLYHATGDLSYLRYVTEENGKAFANWGNPTWFSWDDKHAGTQVLLSRVGFFGMKGISGEENIDLQLYQKASEHILCGLLPDSPTATSSRTESGLIWVEKWNSLQHPVASAFLAVLFSDYMITTRTETLYCSGKLYKPADLREFAISQADYVLGNNPMKMSYLVGYGSDYPQFVHHRGSSIPIDANTGCADGFIWLDSVTPNPNVAIGALVGGPFLNETYIDSRNNSMQGEPTTYNSALVVALLSGLTASSSVVQSFLH
- the LOC120014638 gene encoding endoglucanase 24-like isoform X2; amino-acid sequence: MEGKVSAEDRKSKKGWIWWLLVLVFGASVVAAGVLTILKQFHHNKRDSVSDRPADIVKKYADALEIALNFFDVQKSGMLVNNKIAWRGDSGLHDGREEGLDLTKGLYDAGDLIKFGYPMAFTATMLSWAILEYGDQMNAVKQLGHAQDSLKWITDFLINAHPSTNVLYVQKYYNSTGYGDELLWAATWLYHATGDLSYLRYVTEENGKAFANWGNPTWFSWDDKHAGTQVLLSRVGFFGMKGISGEENIDLQLYQKASEHILCGLLPDSPTATSSRTESGLIWVEKWNSLQHPVASAFLAVLFSDYMITTRTETLYCSGKLYKPADLREFAISQADYVLGNNPMKMSYLVGYGSDYPQFVHHRGSSIPIDANTGCADGFIWLDSVTPNPNVAIGALVGGPFLNETYIDSRNNSMQGEPTTYNSALVVALLSGLTASSSVVQSFLH
- the LOC120015115 gene encoding uncharacterized protein LOC120015115; the protein is MATEENVDLSSLKSQLSKTHEVWKQEMEWRQSQVDVLQAKLMEVKACIQSSEEDAKKELDLLWQRVKTTATLLTYLRSKARIMAVPHLAQTSCGIKELEGVGLVDRNGTPLSDWSRNVDLSSFDSPDEETWTKISKLHGSLDEQDGAYIGEILKSVQMVTDVMEVLVKRVVMAESETANEKEKVILGQEEIRKKSVQIDGMSLKLDEMERFALGTNSILNEMRQKVEDLVEETSRQRQRAAENEQELCRVRSDFESLKSYVSSLISVRETLLSSEKQFQTIEKLCERLVAKTTQLEGEKMQKEAEVQKLMEENVRLSSLLDKKEAQLLAMNEQCKVMALNASNI